One window of Aliarcobacter lanthieri genomic DNA carries:
- the tatC gene encoding twin-arginine translocase subunit TatC has protein sequence MFDDLKPHIADLRKRLVFSSICIVVMFFVCFSFYEPILDWMTLPVKQALPIGTNMIAVSIEETFFTAMKVAFFAGFIASLPVIFWQMWLFLAPGLYDHEKKLVIPFVFFATLMFLCGAGFAYYIVVPLGFKFLIAFGSTVVTVLPSIGTYVGFFTKIMIGFGIAFELPVVTFFLAKIGLVDDQMLKSFFRYAIVLIFIVAAILTPPDVISQILMAVPLIILYGVSIYIAKVFNPAQKDDEEEEE, from the coding sequence ATGTTTGATGATTTAAAACCACATATTGCTGATTTAAGAAAAAGATTAGTATTTTCAAGCATTTGTATTGTTGTTATGTTCTTTGTATGTTTTTCATTTTATGAACCAATTTTAGATTGGATGACACTTCCAGTAAAACAAGCACTTCCTATTGGTACTAATATGATTGCAGTATCTATTGAAGAAACTTTTTTTACAGCTATGAAAGTTGCTTTCTTTGCTGGTTTTATAGCTTCACTTCCAGTTATTTTTTGGCAAATGTGGTTATTTTTAGCACCTGGACTTTATGACCATGAAAAAAAACTTGTAATTCCTTTTGTATTTTTTGCTACTTTAATGTTTCTTTGTGGAGCTGGTTTTGCTTATTATATAGTTGTTCCTCTAGGTTTTAAATTCTTAATTGCTTTTGGTTCAACTGTTGTAACGGTATTACCTAGTATTGGAACTTATGTAGGATTTTTTACAAAAATAATGATTGGATTTGGAATAGCTTTTGAGTTACCTGTTGTTACTTTTTTCCTTGCAAAAATAGGACTTGTTGATGACCAAATGCTAAAAAGTTTCTTTAGATATGCAATAGTTCTTATTTTTATTGTTGCAGCTATATTAACTCCACCTGATGTTATAAGCCAAATTCTTATGGCTGTACCATTAATCATTTTATATGGTGTATCAATATACATTGCAAAAGTATTTAATCCAGCACAAAAAGATGATGAAGAAGAGGAAGAATAA
- a CDS encoding LPP20 family lipoprotein, protein MKINKVLSIVFITCLTMIFISCSSKNEQNIEIPDCVIAGLKAPSWACGTYHEDNKLLAVGSAPMSKLGYDFTRKEAIANARASLSQQIELEVKSKVETYMNTAGLKENESVQKVTTMVSKQTSNITLRESKQLSFWENINDNYLYVLIGIEKSNIDKNIDDEVQKALNELDLI, encoded by the coding sequence ATGAAAATAAATAAAGTATTATCTATAGTTTTTATAACTTGTTTGACTATGATTTTTATATCTTGTTCTTCAAAAAATGAGCAAAATATTGAAATTCCAGATTGTGTAATTGCTGGACTCAAAGCTCCTTCTTGGGCTTGTGGAACATATCATGAAGATAATAAACTTTTAGCAGTTGGTTCAGCTCCTATGTCAAAACTTGGTTATGATTTTACAAGAAAAGAAGCAATTGCAAATGCAAGAGCTAGTTTATCACAACAAATAGAATTAGAAGTTAAGTCAAAAGTTGAAACATATATGAATACAGCTGGATTAAAAGAAAATGAATCTGTACAAAAAGTTACTACAATGGTTTCAAAACAGACTTCAAATATTACTTTAAGAGAATCAAAACAATTAAGTTTTTGGGAAAATATAAATGACAATTATCTATATGTTTTAATTGGAATAGAAAAATCAAATATTGATAAAAATATAGATGATGAAGTCCAAAAAGCACTTAATGAATTAGATTTAATTTAG
- the tatB gene encoding Sec-independent protein translocase protein TatB produces the protein MELNMFGMGITEILLIAIVAIIALGPDKLPDAMVKIAKLFNSVKKGLNEAKTTLDNELNISELKNEANKFKAQIEDTKNSLMSESKIDLGLDEILNDDLKSSKSTNEKDFIERKREIDEVKAQKSSVSEDK, from the coding sequence ATGGAGTTAAATATGTTTGGTATGGGTATCACAGAAATTTTACTTATTGCAATAGTTGCTATCATAGCTCTTGGACCTGATAAACTTCCTGATGCAATGGTTAAAATTGCAAAACTTTTTAATTCAGTTAAAAAAGGTTTAAATGAAGCAAAAACTACTTTAGATAATGAATTAAATATTAGTGAATTAAAAAATGAAGCAAATAAATTCAAAGCTCAAATAGAAGACACAAAAAACTCTTTAATGTCTGAATCAAAAATAGATTTAGGATTGGATGAAATTTTAAATGATGATTTAAAAAGTTCAAAATCAACAAATGAAAAAGATTTTATTGAAAGAAAAAGAGAAATTGATGAAGTAAAAGCACAAAAAAGTTCTGTAAGTGAGGACAAATAA
- a CDS encoding tetraacyldisaccharide 4'-kinase: protein MKQKLILWIEDYLFFPNNFQRIVSFFLLPITFIYIFIIITKRIFSKKIDFGIPIISIGNLIIGGSGKTPITIKLASKYNNTCIILRGYGRFSKGLQLVSLHGKILTDVKTSGDEAMLLAQSLPNSSVIVSENRVEAIHKAKELGAKLIFLDDGFSKYNILKFDILLKPKIDPTNIFCIPSGGYREPRSFYKYSDLIFQEGIEFRRVVTIKKDEKTVSLPQKCILLTAISKPKRLLEFLPDNIEMLSYPDHYTFTNDDIYNILKRYSDFAIVTTRKDFVKLKEFNLENIFLMDLSIEFDNKISFDKLELYINKY from the coding sequence ATGAAGCAAAAGCTTATTTTATGGATAGAAGATTATCTATTTTTTCCAAATAATTTTCAAAGAATAGTATCTTTTTTTCTTCTACCTATCACATTTATTTATATATTTATTATTATTACAAAAAGAATATTTTCAAAAAAAATAGATTTTGGTATTCCTATTATTTCTATTGGTAATTTAATTATTGGAGGAAGTGGTAAAACTCCAATTACAATAAAGTTAGCTTCAAAATATAATAATACTTGTATAATTTTAAGAGGATATGGAAGATTTTCAAAAGGCTTACAATTAGTATCTTTACATGGAAAAATATTAACTGATGTAAAAACAAGTGGTGATGAAGCTATGCTTTTAGCACAAAGTTTGCCAAATTCTTCTGTAATTGTAAGTGAGAATAGAGTAGAAGCTATACATAAAGCAAAAGAATTAGGGGCTAAGCTTATTTTTTTAGATGATGGTTTTTCAAAGTATAATATTTTAAAATTTGATATTCTTTTAAAACCAAAAATTGATCCTACAAATATATTTTGCATTCCAAGTGGTGGATATAGAGAACCTAGAAGTTTTTATAAATATAGTGATTTAATTTTTCAAGAAGGGATAGAATTTAGAAGAGTTGTAACCATAAAAAAAGATGAAAAAACTGTATCCTTACCACAAAAATGTATACTTCTAACAGCTATTTCAAAGCCTAAAAGACTTTTAGAATTTTTACCAGATAATATAGAAATGTTATCATATCCTGATCATTATACTTTTACAAATGATGATATTTATAATATTTTGAAAAGATATAGTGATTTTGCAATAGTTACTACTAGAAAAGATTTTGTGAAGTTAAAAGAGTTTAATTTAGAAAATATTTTTTTGATGGATTTATCAATAGAATTTGATAATAAGATTAGTTTTGATAAGCTTGAACTTTATATAAATAAATATTAA
- the queA gene encoding tRNA preQ1(34) S-adenosylmethionine ribosyltransferase-isomerase QueA gives MLDVLKTSSYDFNLPQNQIASYPINPPDSAKLLVFNREKNEVFHSTFKNILEFLPKDLSIFLNDTKVIKARIFGKKDTGAKVELLLNKPLFMNRYLVMIRGKVKIGTKIFFNENLVAKILELNEDGSRIVEFFKDNDNKKLDFLSLVDILNQIGHIPLPPYMQRNDEKEDETNYQTLFAKNYGAVAAPTASLHFTPELLKKLETKYGLNYLTLHVGAGTFKPVDVEDILSHPMHSEYFEIGIEAKKNLDNAKKILAVGTTVTRTIEYYSRTNKIQGECDLFLNPLNKPIKVDYLLTNFHLPKSTLIMLVASFIGLEKTLELYNIAIKENYRFYSYGDGMLII, from the coding sequence TTGCTAGATGTTTTAAAAACTTCAAGCTATGATTTTAATCTTCCACAAAATCAAATAGCTTCTTATCCTATAAATCCTCCAGATAGTGCAAAACTTTTAGTTTTTAATAGAGAAAAAAATGAAGTTTTCCACTCTACTTTTAAAAATATTTTAGAGTTTTTACCAAAAGATTTATCAATATTTTTAAATGATACAAAAGTTATAAAGGCTAGAATTTTTGGTAAAAAAGATACAGGTGCTAAAGTAGAGCTACTCCTAAACAAACCCCTTTTTATGAATAGATATTTAGTAATGATTAGAGGAAAAGTAAAAATTGGAACTAAGATATTTTTTAATGAAAATTTAGTTGCTAAAATTTTAGAACTAAATGAAGATGGAAGTAGAATAGTAGAATTTTTTAAAGATAATGATAATAAAAAATTAGATTTTCTATCTTTAGTAGATATTTTAAATCAAATTGGACATATTCCACTTCCACCATATATGCAGCGAAATGATGAAAAGGAAGATGAAACAAACTATCAAACTTTATTTGCAAAAAATTATGGTGCAGTTGCAGCTCCTACTGCATCACTTCACTTCACACCTGAACTATTAAAAAAATTAGAAACAAAATATGGATTAAATTATCTTACACTTCATGTAGGAGCTGGAACTTTTAAGCCAGTTGATGTTGAAGATATTTTATCTCATCCAATGCATAGTGAATATTTTGAAATAGGAATTGAAGCTAAAAAAAATTTGGATAATGCTAAAAAAATTTTAGCTGTAGGAACTACTGTAACAAGAACAATTGAATATTACTCAAGAACAAATAAAATTCAAGGTGAATGTGATTTATTTTTAAATCCTCTAAATAAACCTATAAAAGTTGATTATTTACTTACAAATTTTCATTTACCAAAATCAACTTTGATTATGTTAGTTGCTTCATTTATAGGACTTGAAAAAACTTTGGAACTTTACAATATTGCTATAAAAGAAAATTATAGATTTTACTCTTATGGCGATGGAATGTTAATAATTTAA
- a CDS encoding ComEC/Rec2 family competence protein, which translates to MISLNIKNRQLVFIFILIFVFLSNMIYQYSNYFEFKSENVFEIRAEVINIYKKDKYNILKLKTSDFEFFTTITKDETLKKFDVLNVVIDTRKVTFIDYLKGFFTTILYFDKLDRKSTFKDKILKNIEENHEDEKIIELYNALFLAVNVSKELRDVFVNYAITHVVALSGFHLVVLSFVIYWLLYFPYSFFQNRYFPYRNRKFDILLITMAILFYYLILTDIVPSLLRAFVMYCLGIYLLRSNIKILSYLTLLYTFLIVIAFFPQYIFSIGFWFSIFAVFYIYLFIQYFKNYNKWFLFIFFNIWMFLIFNPIVHYYFPQTSYEQFYSIPITILFNIFYPAQILAHFFYISSFFDEYLKIFIEYKIYVYEVFTPLYFYILYLLVSFLSIWSKKAFIVLNIFMIGFNIYMYLLV; encoded by the coding sequence ATGATAAGTCTAAATATAAAAAATAGACAATTGGTATTTATTTTTATATTAATATTTGTATTTTTGTCAAATATGATTTATCAATATAGTAACTACTTTGAGTTTAAATCAGAGAATGTCTTTGAAATAAGAGCAGAAGTTATAAATATTTATAAAAAAGATAAATATAATATTTTAAAATTAAAAACATCAGATTTTGAGTTTTTTACAACTATAACAAAAGATGAGACTTTAAAGAAATTTGATGTTTTAAATGTTGTTATTGATACTAGAAAAGTAACTTTTATAGATTATTTAAAAGGTTTTTTTACAACTATTTTATATTTTGATAAATTAGATAGAAAATCAACTTTTAAAGATAAAATACTAAAGAATATTGAAGAAAATCATGAAGATGAGAAAATAATAGAGCTATACAATGCTTTATTCTTAGCTGTAAATGTATCAAAAGAGTTAAGAGATGTTTTTGTAAACTATGCAATAACTCATGTTGTAGCACTTTCTGGATTTCACTTAGTTGTCCTATCTTTTGTTATCTATTGGCTTTTATATTTTCCATATAGTTTTTTTCAAAATAGATATTTCCCTTACAGAAACCGAAAGTTCGATATTTTACTTATAACTATGGCTATTTTGTTTTATTATCTTATCTTAACTGATATTGTACCTTCACTTTTAAGGGCTTTTGTAATGTATTGTTTGGGAATTTATTTACTTAGAAGCAATATCAAAATCCTATCATATTTGACTTTGTTATATACTTTTTTGATAGTTATTGCATTTTTCCCACAATATATTTTTTCTATTGGTTTTTGGTTTTCTATATTTGCAGTTTTTTATATCTATTTGTTTATTCAATATTTTAAAAACTATAATAAATGGTTTTTATTTATCTTTTTTAATATCTGGATGTTTTTGATATTTAACCCAATAGTTCACTACTATTTCCCTCAAACTTCTTATGAACAGTTTTACTCAATTCCTATTACAATACTATTTAATATCTTTTATCCAGCACAAATTTTGGCACATTTCTTTTATATATCATCATTTTTTGATGAATATTTAAAGATATTTATAGAGTATAAAATATATGTTTATGAAGTTTTTACACCACTTTATTTTTATATTTTATATCTTTTAGTTTCATTTTTATCGATTTGGAGTAAAAAGGCTTTTATAGTACTAAATATTTTTATGATAGGGTTTAATATTTATATGTATTTATTAGTTTAA
- a CDS encoding DegT/DnrJ/EryC1/StrS family aminotransferase, translated as MSSRKIAIYKATLDNEELNQIRSVLEAKDDLSKVLEFEERMAEYIGAKYAIATATSSAALHLALSSMKLKRGDKILMSVNSFVNLPETVRHFDAEPIFVDINLEDMNIDIDKFEEVLLANKSKKLRAAIITFIGGLAPNLDKIYEIAKKYNILIIEDCRAALGSTYKGKKVGNLNADMTIFSTNPSPSKYAISRSGVLITNNEELAKRAKLLRTHAITTTYDNYGNLDYVYDVDDIGHKFDLSELDAAYAIAQLKKTDSFIKRRQEIVKIYQERLNGVKHITLSPFKEGHIYTQFIIKISRNRDAFARALKERGVSTALNYIPLHLLSYYKNKYSIKITAFPNALYNYQQILSLPIYAGLSDEDVNYICDQVIEVASDWI; from the coding sequence ATGAGTAGTAGGAAAATTGCAATTTATAAAGCAACTTTAGATAATGAAGAATTAAATCAAATTAGATCAGTTCTTGAAGCAAAAGATGATTTATCTAAAGTTTTAGAGTTTGAAGAAAGGATGGCTGAATACATAGGTGCAAAATATGCTATTGCAACAGCAACTTCTTCTGCTGCTTTGCATCTTGCACTTAGTTCTATGAAATTAAAAAGAGGTGATAAAATTTTAATGTCTGTAAACTCTTTTGTAAACTTACCTGAAACAGTAAGACATTTTGATGCAGAACCTATATTTGTAGATATAAATTTAGAAGATATGAATATTGATATAGATAAATTTGAAGAAGTTTTATTAGCAAATAAATCAAAAAAACTAAGAGCTGCAATTATAACTTTTATTGGAGGATTAGCTCCAAATTTAGACAAAATTTATGAGATAGCTAAAAAATATAATATATTAATTATAGAAGATTGTAGGGCTGCTTTAGGTTCTACATATAAAGGTAAAAAAGTAGGGAATTTAAATGCTGATATGACAATATTTTCTACTAATCCATCTCCATCAAAATATGCTATTAGCCGTTCGGGAGTTTTAATTACTAATAATGAAGAATTAGCAAAAAGAGCAAAACTTTTAAGAACTCATGCAATAACAACTACTTATGATAATTATGGAAATTTAGATTATGTTTATGATGTTGATGATATAGGTCATAAATTTGATTTATCAGAGTTAGATGCTGCTTATGCAATAGCACAACTTAAGAAAACTGATAGTTTTATAAAAAGAAGACAAGAAATAGTAAAAATATATCAAGAAAGATTAAATGGTGTAAAACATATAACTTTGTCACCATTCAAAGAAGGTCATATTTATACACAATTTATTATCAAAATATCTAGAAATCGTGATGCGTTTGCAAGAGCACTAAAAGAGCGTGGAGTTTCTACTGCTTTAAACTATATTCCTCTTCATCTTTTGTCTTATTACAAAAATAAATACTCTATTAAAATAACAGCATTTCCAAATGCATTATATAACTATCAGCAAATATTATCTTTACCTATTTATGCTGGACTTAGCGATGAAGATGTAAATTATATTTGTGATCAAGTGATTGAAGTTGCTTCTGACTGGATATAA
- a CDS encoding sensor domain-containing diguanylate cyclase — MFKKFVSFELIKSYIFEWILLVISLVLLGLIILWTIIVEIENISKREEDRLLTQARIIDNSISLRINSLNEVFIYTQDRINQGILNNKDELIQEFKFFTKAVPIARTFAIINKDGKITVSNREELLDFDSTNRDYFSIIKNNQIKNRLYISTPYVTSLGTWTITLSMMLEDKNGNFDGVMIATLNPIMIKQILDSVSYSKDMRTSIISADGTIFLTTPDFPEILGTKINQEDSLFSQYLVKNEKSTILNGKIYISNVNRLVGFLKLKPEYLDINQPIYVAISRDIDILYENFEEEISIYVFLYFILSIVLVPILYILQKRRYKLKLDEIETDRILKEKLEAFAYIDGLTEIPNRRHFDQIFEKEWKYCLRNNKTLCIILIDIDFFKKYNDFYGHQVGDECLKKVAQTLKNSLNRSHDFVARYGGEEFVVVLPDTNFEGAIKIAEILRNSIKALNIPHKNSDVSNVVTISLGLSFVIPNNDITPEMLLKRSDEALYQSKGTGRDKVSSLSL; from the coding sequence GTGTTTAAAAAATTTGTTAGTTTTGAATTAATAAAATCATATATATTTGAATGGATTTTATTAGTAATTAGTTTAGTCCTATTAGGACTAATTATTCTTTGGACTATTATTGTAGAAATAGAAAATATATCAAAAAGAGAAGAAGATAGATTATTAACTCAAGCAAGAATTATAGATAATAGTATTTCTCTAAGAATAAATTCATTAAATGAAGTATTTATATATACTCAGGATAGAATCAATCAGGGGATATTAAATAATAAAGATGAGTTAATTCAAGAGTTTAAATTTTTTACAAAAGCTGTACCTATTGCTCGTACTTTTGCAATCATAAATAAAGATGGAAAGATTACTGTTTCAAATAGAGAAGAACTTTTAGACTTTGATTCTACTAATAGAGATTATTTTTCAATTATTAAAAATAATCAAATAAAAAATAGACTATATATTAGTACTCCTTATGTGACTTCATTAGGGACTTGGACAATAACACTATCTATGATGTTAGAAGATAAAAATGGTAATTTTGATGGAGTTATGATAGCTACATTAAATCCTATTATGATTAAACAAATTTTAGATTCTGTATCTTATTCAAAAGATATGAGAACTTCAATAATATCTGCAGATGGAACTATTTTTTTAACTACACCAGATTTTCCTGAAATCTTAGGTACAAAAATAAATCAAGAAGATAGTTTATTTAGTCAATATTTAGTAAAAAATGAAAAATCAACTATATTAAATGGTAAAATTTATATTTCAAATGTAAATAGGCTAGTTGGATTTTTAAAATTAAAGCCTGAATACTTAGATATTAACCAACCTATTTATGTAGCTATTAGTAGAGATATTGATATCTTATATGAAAATTTTGAAGAAGAAATATCTATTTATGTATTTTTATATTTTATTTTATCTATAGTTCTTGTTCCAATTTTATATATATTACAAAAAAGAAGATATAAACTAAAATTAGATGAAATAGAAACAGATAGGATTTTAAAAGAAAAATTAGAAGCATTTGCTTATATAGATGGACTTACAGAAATACCAAATCGTAGACATTTTGATCAAATTTTTGAAAAAGAATGGAAATATTGTTTAAGAAACAATAAAACACTTTGTATTATTCTTATTGATATTGATTTTTTTAAAAAGTATAATGATTTTTATGGACATCAAGTTGGTGATGAGTGTTTAAAAAAAGTTGCACAAACTTTAAAAAATAGTTTAAATCGCTCTCATGATTTTGTAGCTAGATATGGAGGAGAAGAGTTTGTTGTTGTTCTTCCTGATACAAATTTTGAAGGAGCAATAAAAATTGCAGAAATCTTAAGAAATAGTATTAAAGCGCTTAATATTCCACATAAAAATTCTGATGTAAGCAATGTTGTAACTATTAGTTTAGGATTATCATTTGTTATTCCTAATAATGACATTACTCCTGAAATGTTATTAAAAAGATCTGATGAAGCATTATATCAATCAAAAGGTACAGGAAGAGATAAAGTTAGCAGTTTATCATTATAA
- a CDS encoding (2Fe-2S)-binding protein produces MARNFPHSFIVCECKRVSLGEIIYAIKEKGAKTLEDIEDITDAGSSCGCCRSAADDIGEKKMELYLDEILNKFVKE; encoded by the coding sequence ATGGCTAGAAATTTCCCACACTCATTTATTGTTTGTGAATGCAAAAGAGTAAGTTTAGGAGAAATCATATATGCAATAAAAGAAAAAGGTGCAAAAACTTTAGAAGATATTGAAGATATAACAGATGCTGGAAGTTCTTGTGGATGTTGTAGAAGTGCCGCAGATGATATTGGTGAAAAAAAGATGGAATTGTATTTAGATGAAATTTTGAATAAATTTGTAAAAGAGTAA
- a CDS encoding TerB family tellurite resistance protein, translating into MIEVLVLAVIIIILFIIGKNYKTEDFKNINLKQKEIFSGDLLNHEAGLLVALMSKVAKADGKVGELEAEILKHTFTDISSHFHNFIEVREKLKDLYDNEKENFSNLIIICDRLYSLTRNDYSKRLKIMEYLLNLAFIDGDFSKQEQEITEDIAQALKIDQKDYINIVLNFENFYKTRANEKAITIEKAYEILDSNSSDDEQTLKKNYRNLVKKYHPDILEGKGESQNIIDEATKKLQEINEAYEIIKKSRGI; encoded by the coding sequence ATGATTGAAGTATTAGTTTTAGCAGTTATTATCATAATATTATTTATTATTGGTAAAAATTATAAAACAGAAGATTTTAAGAATATTAATTTAAAACAAAAAGAGATTTTTAGTGGAGATTTATTAAATCATGAAGCAGGGCTTTTAGTAGCTTTGATGTCAAAAGTTGCAAAAGCAGATGGAAAAGTAGGAGAGCTTGAAGCTGAAATTTTAAAACATACTTTTACAGATATTTCAAGTCATTTTCATAATTTTATTGAAGTTAGAGAAAAGTTAAAAGATTTATATGATAATGAAAAAGAAAATTTTTCAAATCTAATTATAATTTGTGATAGATTGTATTCTTTAACAAGAAATGATTACTCTAAAAGATTAAAAATTATGGAGTATTTATTAAATCTTGCATTTATTGATGGTGATTTTTCAAAACAAGAGCAAGAAATAACTGAAGATATTGCACAGGCATTGAAAATAGATCAAAAAGATTATATTAATATTGTTTTAAATTTTGAAAATTTTTATAAAACTAGAGCAAATGAAAAAGCTATAACAATTGAAAAAGCTTATGAAATTTTGGATTCAAATTCAAGTGATGATGAGCAGACTTTAAAGAAAAATTATAGAAATTTAGTAAAAAAATATCATCCTGATATCTTAGAAGGAAAAGGTGAAAGTCAAAATATCATAGATGAAGCTACAAAAAAACTTCAAGAAATTAATGAAGCTTATGAAATTATTAAAAAATCAAGAGGTATTTAA
- a CDS encoding NAD+ synthase, whose protein sequence is MEYWKKIKQNLIKFLVDEVNKTGLNRVILGLSGGLDSAIVAILCKEAFKDNLNCVLMPSQFSSKASVDDALELCDKFDIKYEIVKLEPILSTYLDNMKNDNLRIGNFCARLRMTILYDISAREKSLVIGTSNRSEILLGYGTIFGDTACAINPIGNIYKSDLFEFAKFLGVTQNIMDKKPSADLWEGQSDESDLGFSYSKIDSLLKVMIDENKTKEELLNLGFEEDFIEKISKRVKINEFKRRLPTIAKI, encoded by the coding sequence ATGGAATATTGGAAAAAAATTAAGCAAAATTTAATAAAATTTTTAGTTGATGAAGTTAATAAAACGGGATTAAATAGAGTTATTTTAGGACTTTCTGGTGGACTTGATTCAGCTATTGTTGCAATATTATGTAAAGAAGCATTTAAAGATAATCTAAATTGTGTTTTGATGCCATCTCAATTTTCATCAAAAGCTTCAGTTGATGATGCTTTAGAACTTTGTGATAAATTTGATATAAAATATGAGATAGTAAAATTGGAACCAATTTTAAGTACTTATTTAGATAATATGAAAAATGATAACCTAAGAATAGGAAATTTTTGTGCAAGGCTTAGGATGACAATTCTATATGATATCAGTGCAAGAGAAAAATCTTTGGTTATTGGAACTTCAAATAGAAGTGAGATACTTTTAGGATATGGAACTATTTTTGGAGATACAGCTTGTGCTATTAATCCTATAGGAAATATTTATAAAAGTGATTTATTTGAATTTGCTAAATTTTTAGGTGTTACACAAAATATTATGGATAAAAAACCTAGTGCTGATTTATGGGAAGGGCAAAGTGATGAATCTGATTTAGGATTTAGTTATTCAAAAATCGATAGCCTATTAAAAGTTATGATAGATGAAAATAAAACTAAAGAAGAGTTATTAAATTTAGGTTTTGAAGAAGACTTTATAGAAAAGATTTCTAAAAGAGTAAAAATAAATGAATTCAAAAGACGTCTTCCAACGATAGCAAAAATATAA
- a CDS encoding 3'-5' exonuclease, translating to MAYYVLFDTETTGAAQEDRVIQFGSMIVNQKGELELFDELCSSEIPIKLEAMEVHNITPDLLENKPKATDTNFYKRLEELNSSENYLIAHNINFDLDMIKKEGFENSYKLIDTLRCAKHLFSELPYHRLQYLRYALELYKSEEREASKHNITIKAHDAIGDVLVMKLFLSKLVAKARENFPNKNPMETLVELTKTPVFINTFKFGKYKGQNIEEVAKIDANYLNWMRTSMNDLDEDMKFTLDKVLGTN from the coding sequence ATGGCTTATTATGTACTATTCGATACAGAAACAACTGGAGCTGCTCAAGAAGATAGAGTTATTCAATTTGGAAGTATGATTGTAAATCAAAAAGGAGAATTGGAACTATTTGATGAACTTTGTTCTAGTGAAATTCCTATAAAACTTGAAGCTATGGAAGTTCATAATATCACACCAGATTTATTAGAAAATAAGCCAAAAGCTACTGATACAAACTTTTATAAAAGGTTAGAAGAGTTAAATAGTAGTGAAAACTATTTAATTGCTCATAATATAAACTTTGATTTAGATATGATAAAAAAAGAAGGCTTTGAAAACAGCTATAAATTAATAGATACTTTAAGATGTGCAAAACATCTATTTAGCGAACTTCCTTATCATAGATTGCAATATTTAAGATATGCCCTAGAATTATATAAAAGTGAAGAAAGAGAAGCTTCAAAACATAATATCACTATAAAAGCACATGATGCAATAGGCGATGTACTTGTGATGAAACTATTTTTATCAAAACTTGTGGCAAAAGCAAGAGAGAATTTCCCAAACAAAAATCCTATGGAAACACTTGTTGAATTGACTAAAACACCTGTATTTATAAATACTTTTAAATTTGGGAAATACAAAGGACAAAATATAGAAGAAGTTGCAAAAATAGATGCAAACTATCTAAATTGGATGAGAACTTCTATGAATGATTTAGATGAAGATATGAAGTTTACTTTGGATAAAGTTTTAGGAACTAACTAA